The following are encoded in a window of bacterium genomic DNA:
- a CDS encoding RNA-binding S4 domain-containing protein codes for MSVRLDKWLQVARVFKTRSQSTKACNAGRVKVNDNPAKAHRGLVVGDRVQISFRGHARVLEVRELRDRPLPKAEAARVFEDLTPPELAPAPRRSRAGRALETAPREPGLGRPTKRDRRRIDRLKQR; via the coding sequence ATGTCGGTCAGGCTAGACAAGTGGCTCCAGGTGGCCCGGGTCTTCAAGACCCGAAGCCAGTCGACCAAGGCCTGCAATGCTGGGCGCGTCAAGGTCAACGACAACCCGGCCAAAGCCCATCGCGGCCTCGTCGTCGGTGACCGGGTCCAGATCTCGTTTCGCGGTCACGCTCGCGTGCTCGAAGTGCGCGAGCTCCGCGACCGGCCTCTACCCAAGGCCGAGGCCGCTCGAGTGTTCGAAGACCTCACACCTCCCGAGCTTGCTCCCGCACCACGCCGTTCCCGCGCAGGCCGGGCGCTCGAGACAGCCCCTCGTGAACCCGGACTGGGCCGCCCGACCAAGCGCGACCGGCGCAGGATCGATCGCTTGAAGCAGCGTTGA